GGTATAGAAACTTCCAGCGCGCACTCCTTGTTCCGTTTTAAACCCGAGTTTAATAAAAGgcgctgtaaaaatatctttggaattAGGTTTAGTCGCAGTGAGCGTGGTATAATGTGTGGTTTGTAGGCGATTGTTAGGCGTTGGTATGGCCCCGCCGCAGCCGAGTATTCGTAGTAGATTATCGGAAACGTTCATATGATGAATcagattgcatttattttcatcgcatGTAATGTTGAACAAGATTTTACCGCCGCTAGCGTCTTCTAGTTTCAAGTTAATATGCGAATTCGCATCTTTGCAAGACGAATTAATAGCGGAGATAAGttcctcgatatttttgtaaataccatTCGGTATTACGCCTTCCGTCGACGTTAACGGCGCCCCGTTTTTCCTCGTCTCGTgtccattttcaatatcgacgaatctaatgacattttcaacgtggtttatgtgtaaaaaagtagTGGGAAATTGGATCTCGTTAAGCGCGACTTCCCATTCGCCGTGTAAGTGTATAGGTTGAGGTAATTCCGTGGTGAAGGAAGTGGTTGCATTGTGCGGAAAATAACGCATACTGCTATTGCTGGGAAGAATCAAGAGAAATTGATCCGTCCTCATTTTGAACAAGCGGGGTTAAACTCGAAGCAGGGATCCAAGAATCAAACTTACTGGGATAACCACGCCAGCTAACCAGCACCTGCTTATTATTACCGCGACCCCGGCTTCTTATCACACGGTCGACGATAAACTCCTCCTCCTGCAAGTTTTTCTCAACCCGAGCCAATTCTTGTTCGTAAAAAATACCGTCTATGACTTCTCCCGCTAAATCGCTCAGCTCGTACACACGTGGTTTTCGCCAATCGAGTATGCGAtgaattcgaaatatctcCTCACTCCACCGCGCCtcgtatcctttctcgaagaCGACCTTTGCTCTACTGATACGAACGTGATCACCGACGTGGTATTTAGCCTTTCGGCGTTTTTCGTTCGTTTCGCCGTTGCTCCTCCATCGGCGCGTTATATTTTCACACGCGATACGCGCATTTTCTCTCGTAACAGCATACGGTTGCATTCTGGTGCTCGAATGACGGGTGTGATTATAGGCGTTTACGATATTCTGCAAAACATCGATGTAGCGTCGTGtatttttatgcgtaaaataacGCCACATTCGTTCTTTCAACGTTCTGTTGAAGCGCTCGACGATGGCTGCTTTGACATCCGGATTGCGGGCTACGCGAAAACGAATgtcattttcttccaaaaaCTTTTGTAGCGATCGCCCGACAAATTCTTTACCCTTGTCCGTTTGTAGGTATACGGGCGCGCGTCCGTTACTTCTCAAGAGCACGTTCTGAAAAGCTCTCATTACGGAATTACTCGTTTTGTCGCGCAATGGTTCTACCCAGACGTATTTACTAAGTACATCGATAATCACGAGTAAATACGAATATCCCT
This window of the Linepithema humile isolate Giens D197 chromosome 1, Lhum_UNIL_v1.0, whole genome shotgun sequence genome carries:
- the LOC136997006 gene encoding uncharacterized protein, whose protein sequence is MALEKLYYDPAHYAGYSAVDNLFRAANLPRNNVERWLEAQDAYTLHRPLRRKFPRMHYNVTNIDDLWEADLIELRNLKSYNEGYSYLLVIIDVLSKYVWVEPLRDKTSNSVMRAFQNVLLRSNGRAPVYLQTDKGKEFVGRSLQKFLEENDIRFRVARNPDVKAAIVERFNRTLKERMWRYFTHKNTRRYIDVLQNIVNAYNHTRHSSTRMQPYAVTRENARIACENITRRWRSNGETNEKRRKAKYHVGDHVRISRAKVVFEKGYEARWSEEIFRIHRILDWRKPRVYELSDLAGEVIDGIFYEQELARVEKNLQEEEFIVDRVIRSRGRGNNKQVLVSWRGYPSKFDSWIPASSLTPLVQNEDGSISLDSSQQ